One stretch of Pseudomonas fragi DNA includes these proteins:
- a CDS encoding extracellular solute-binding protein: MMPLHTLLKPLCSMLLAGFACAALAAPQHALTLYDEPPKYPANFKHVEYVNPDAPKGGTFRKSALGSFDSLNPFINKGVPADDIDLTFDTLARQTLDEPFTSYGLIAEKIEKAPDNSWVRFYLRPEAKFSDGHPIRAEDVVFSFDTLMKSGSPLYKGYYSDVDQAIAENPLQVKFTFKHNKNRELPLILGQLPVLPKHWWETRDFNKGNLEIPPGSGPYTIAEIKPGRSIRYERNKDYWGKDLPINKGLYNFDAITVDYFRDNSVAFEALKAGQFDYWLEISAKNWAGAYNAPAFTQGRLKKEEIRNHNPTGMQGFIFNLRRPMFQDVRVREALSLLFDFEWANKQLFNGAYARTGSYFENSEMAAKAPPTEAELAILEPLRGQIPEQVFTDVFKPSVTDASGMIREQQRRAYQLLQDAGWRIVDDKMVDAQGKPVKIEFLLAQTEFERILLPFKRNLSDLGIDLQIRRVDTSQYLNRLRSRDYDMIVGSFPQSNSPGSEQREYWESQSIDKPGSRNFIGLKDPAIDQLTEGLINAESRQSLINHARALDRVLQWGFYVIPNWHIKTWRVAYSNHIGHPEITPKYDIGTTTWWAKPDVKPAPSNQPSSASQEP; the protein is encoded by the coding sequence ATGATGCCCCTGCATACCTTGCTAAAGCCCCTTTGCAGCATGCTATTGGCCGGTTTTGCCTGCGCCGCGTTGGCCGCTCCCCAACATGCCTTGACCCTCTACGACGAGCCGCCGAAATACCCGGCCAATTTCAAGCATGTGGAATACGTCAATCCGGACGCGCCCAAGGGCGGCACGTTTCGCAAGTCCGCACTGGGCAGCTTCGACAGCCTCAACCCCTTTATAAACAAAGGCGTACCGGCCGACGATATTGATCTGACCTTCGATACCCTGGCCCGGCAAACCCTCGACGAGCCTTTCACGTCCTACGGTCTGATTGCCGAGAAAATCGAAAAAGCCCCGGATAACAGCTGGGTGCGTTTTTACCTGCGCCCCGAAGCGAAATTCAGCGATGGCCATCCGATTCGCGCCGAAGATGTGGTTTTCAGCTTCGATACCCTGATGAAAAGTGGCTCACCGCTGTACAAGGGCTATTACAGCGATGTCGACCAGGCTATCGCGGAAAATCCGCTGCAGGTCAAATTCACCTTCAAGCACAACAAAAACCGCGAACTGCCGCTGATCCTTGGTCAGCTCCCAGTACTGCCCAAGCACTGGTGGGAAACCCGCGACTTCAACAAGGGCAACCTGGAAATCCCGCCCGGCAGCGGCCCCTACACCATCGCCGAGATCAAGCCCGGGCGCTCGATCCGTTACGAGCGCAACAAGGACTACTGGGGCAAGGACCTGCCCATCAACAAGGGCCTGTACAACTTCGACGCCATCACCGTCGATTACTTTCGCGACAACAGCGTGGCCTTCGAAGCGCTCAAGGCCGGTCAGTTTGATTACTGGCTGGAAATCAGCGCGAAAAACTGGGCGGGGGCCTACAACGCCCCGGCCTTTACCCAAGGCCGCCTGAAAAAAGAAGAAATTCGTAATCACAATCCGACGGGCATGCAGGGGTTTATCTTCAACCTGCGCAGGCCCATGTTCCAGGATGTGCGCGTTCGCGAGGCGCTAAGCCTGCTGTTCGACTTTGAATGGGCCAACAAGCAACTGTTCAACGGCGCCTATGCGCGCACTGGCAGCTACTTCGAGAACTCGGAAATGGCCGCCAAGGCACCGCCGACCGAAGCCGAGCTGGCCATTTTGGAGCCCTTGCGCGGGCAGATTCCCGAGCAGGTATTCACGGACGTGTTCAAGCCCAGTGTTACCGATGCCAGCGGCATGATTCGCGAGCAACAGCGCCGCGCCTACCAACTGCTGCAAGACGCCGGCTGGCGCATCGTCGACGACAAGATGGTCGACGCCCAGGGCAAACCGGTGAAAATCGAGTTTTTGCTGGCACAAACCGAGTTCGAGCGCATCCTGCTGCCGTTCAAGCGCAACCTCAGTGACCTGGGCATCGATTTGCAGATTCGCCGGGTCGACACCTCCCAGTACCTCAACCGCCTGCGCTCACGGGATTACGACATGATTGTCGGCAGTTTCCCGCAATCAAACTCACCGGGCAGTGAGCAGCGCGAATACTGGGAATCGCAAAGCATCGACAAGCCCGGCAGCCGCAACTTTATCGGCCTCAAGGATCCGGCCATCGACCAGTTGACCGAAGGCCTGATCAACGCCGAGTCCCGGCAAAGCCTGATCAACCATGCCCGGGCGCTGGACCGCGTGCTGCAGTGGGGCTTTTATGTGATCCCCAACTGGCATATCAAAACCTGGCGCGTGGCCTACTCGAACCATATTGGCCACCCTGAAATCACGCCCAAATACGATATTGGCACCACCACCTGGTGGGCCAAACCTGACGTCAAACCTGCACCCTCGAACCAACCTTCAAGCGCGAGCCAGGAGCCTTAA
- a CDS encoding microcin C ABC transporter permease YejB yields MLAYIVRRLLLIIPTLFGILLINFIIIQAAPGGPVEQMIAKLEGFDGATSRIAGGGSEVSVAGSNYRGAQGLDPELIKEIEKMYGFDKSAPERLWIMIKNYARLDFGESFFRDAKVIDLIKEKMPVSISLGLWSTLIMYLVSIPLGIAKATRHGSHFDVWTSSLIIVGYAIPAFLFAILLIVLFAGGSYLDWFPLRGLTSNNFDELSLGGKILDYFWHLALPVTALVIGNFATMTLLTKNSFLDEINKQYVVTAKAKGLTNHRVLYGHVFRNAMLLVIAGFPSAFIGIFFTGSLLVEVIFSLDGLGLMSFEAAINRDYPVVFGTLFIFTLVGLVVKLIGDLSYTLVDPRIDFESREH; encoded by the coding sequence ATGCTGGCTTATATTGTCAGGCGACTACTGCTGATCATTCCGACCCTTTTCGGGATACTGCTGATCAACTTCATCATTATCCAGGCGGCGCCCGGCGGCCCGGTTGAACAAATGATCGCCAAGCTCGAAGGCTTTGACGGCGCCACCAGTCGCATTGCCGGTGGTGGCTCGGAAGTCTCGGTGGCGGGTTCCAACTACCGCGGCGCCCAGGGGCTGGACCCGGAGCTGATCAAGGAAATCGAAAAGATGTACGGCTTCGACAAGTCGGCGCCGGAACGCTTGTGGATCATGATCAAGAACTACGCCCGGCTGGACTTCGGCGAGAGTTTCTTCCGCGATGCCAAGGTCATCGACCTGATCAAGGAAAAAATGCCCGTCTCCATCTCGCTGGGGTTATGGAGCACCCTGATCATGTACCTGGTGTCGATCCCCCTGGGGATCGCCAAGGCCACGCGCCACGGCAGCCACTTCGATGTCTGGACCAGTTCGCTGATCATCGTCGGCTATGCCATCCCGGCCTTTCTGTTTGCCATCCTGCTGATCGTGCTGTTTGCCGGGGGCAGCTACCTCGACTGGTTCCCCTTGCGCGGCCTGACCTCCAATAACTTCGACGAGTTGAGCCTGGGCGGCAAGATTCTCGATTACTTCTGGCACCTGGCCTTGCCCGTCACGGCGCTGGTGATCGGCAACTTCGCCACCATGACCCTGCTGACCAAAAACAGCTTTCTGGATGAAATCAACAAACAATACGTCGTCACTGCCAAAGCCAAGGGCCTGACCAACCACCGCGTGCTCTATGGCCACGTGTTCCGCAATGCCATGCTGCTGGTGATTGCCGGTTTCCCTTCGGCCTTTATCGGGATTTTCTTTACCGGCTCGTTGCTGGTCGAAGTGATTTTCTCCCTCGACGGCCTGGGCCTGATGAGTTTCGAGGCGGCGATCAACCGCGACTACCCCGTGGTATTCGGCACCCTGTTTATCTTTACGCTGGTCGGGCTGGTGGTGAAGCTGATCGGCGACCTCTCATACACCCTGGTTGATCCGCGCATCGACTTTGAAAGCAGGGAGCATTGA
- a CDS encoding ABC transporter permease: protein MKLSPLNRRRFARFKANKRGWWSLWIFLVLFGLSLNAEFIANDKPLVINYDGEWYFPALKRYPETDFGGEFPLEANYKSPYIRELLAKKDAWVLWPPIPYSYQSINYDLKVPAPAPPSAENWLGTDDQGRDVLARVIYGFRISVLFALTLTVLSSIIGVIAGALQGFYGGWVDLAGQRFLEIWSGLPVLYLLIILASFVQPNFWWLLGIMLLFSWMSLVDVVRAEFLRGRNLEYVRAARALGMQDMAIMYRHILPNAMVSTMTFMPFILTGAIGTLTALDFLGFGLPPGAPSLGELVAQGKSNLQAPWLGISAFAVLAIMLSLLVFIGESARDAFDPRK from the coding sequence ATGAAATTATCCCCCCTCAATCGACGCCGCTTTGCCCGATTCAAAGCCAACAAGCGTGGCTGGTGGTCGCTGTGGATCTTTCTGGTGCTGTTCGGGCTCAGCCTCAACGCCGAGTTCATTGCCAACGACAAGCCGCTGGTCATCAATTACGACGGGGAGTGGTATTTCCCGGCACTCAAGCGCTATCCCGAGACCGATTTTGGCGGCGAGTTCCCCCTCGAAGCCAACTACAAAAGCCCGTATATCCGTGAACTGCTGGCCAAGAAAGATGCCTGGGTGCTGTGGCCGCCTATCCCCTACAGCTATCAGAGCATCAACTACGACCTGAAAGTCCCGGCTCCCGCCCCGCCCTCCGCCGAGAACTGGCTGGGCACCGATGACCAGGGCCGCGATGTGCTGGCACGGGTGATTTATGGCTTTCGCATATCAGTGCTGTTCGCCCTGACCCTGACCGTCCTGAGTTCGATCATTGGTGTAATCGCCGGGGCCTTGCAGGGTTTTTATGGCGGCTGGGTCGACCTTGCCGGTCAGCGCTTTCTGGAAATCTGGTCAGGCTTGCCGGTGCTGTACCTGTTGATCATCCTCGCCAGTTTCGTGCAGCCCAACTTCTGGTGGCTGCTGGGTATCATGTTGCTGTTCTCCTGGATGAGCCTGGTGGACGTAGTACGCGCCGAATTCCTGCGTGGGCGTAATCTGGAATATGTGCGTGCCGCCCGTGCCCTGGGCATGCAGGACATGGCCATCATGTACCGCCACATCCTGCCCAACGCGATGGTCTCCACCATGACCTTTATGCCGTTTATCCTCACTGGCGCCATCGGCACGCTCACTGCGCTGGACTTCCTGGGCTTCGGCCTGCCGCCGGGGGCACCGTCGCTGGGTGAACTGGTGGCCCAGGGCAAGTCCAACCTGCAAGCGCCGTGGCTGGGCATCAGCGCGTTCGCGGTACTGGCCATCATGCTCAGCCTGCTGGTATTTATCGGTGAGTCCGCCCGCGATGCCTTCGACCCGAGGAAATAA
- a CDS encoding ABC transporter ATP-binding protein, with protein sequence MTQDNLIEVRDLSVEFVAGETPQRVVQGISFDIRRGETLALVGESGSGKSVTAHSILRLLPYPLARHPTGTITYGGHDLLSADEKKLRHIRGNRIAMIFQEPMTSLNPLHSIEKQINEVLGIHKGLTGKAATQRTLELLELVGIPEPHKRLKALPHELSGGQRQRVMIAMALANEPELLIADEPTTALDVTVQLKILDLLKDLQARLGMSLLLISHDLNLVRRIAHRVCVMQRGLIVEQASCEQLFRSPQHPYTRELLSAEPSGGPANTVAGPPLLQVEDLKVWFPIKKGLLRKTVDYVKAVDGINFSLPQGQTLGIVGESGSGKSTLGLAILRLIASQGSISFEGKRLDCLSQKEVRPLRREMQVVFQDPFGSLSPRMSVSEIVGEGLRIHRMGTDAEQEIAIIEALREVGLDPETRHRYPHEFSGGQRQRIAIARALVLKPELILLDEPTSALDRTVQRQVVELLRSLQTRHNLTYLFISHDLAVVKALSHQLMVVKHGQVVEQGDAQSIFASPQHPYTQQLLEAAFLAPVAVD encoded by the coding sequence ATGACGCAGGACAATCTGATCGAAGTGCGCGACCTCAGTGTCGAGTTTGTCGCGGGGGAAACCCCGCAGAGGGTGGTACAAGGCATCAGTTTTGATATCAGGCGTGGCGAAACCCTGGCCCTGGTTGGCGAAAGCGGCTCGGGCAAATCGGTGACTGCGCACTCGATCCTCAGGCTGTTGCCCTACCCGCTTGCGCGCCACCCTACTGGCACGATCACCTATGGCGGGCATGATTTACTGAGCGCGGACGAAAAAAAACTGCGGCATATCCGCGGCAATCGCATCGCAATGATTTTTCAGGAGCCGATGACCTCGCTCAACCCGCTGCACAGCATTGAAAAACAAATCAATGAGGTGCTGGGCATTCACAAGGGGCTCACCGGCAAGGCCGCCACGCAGCGCACCCTGGAGCTGCTTGAGCTGGTAGGCATTCCCGAGCCACACAAACGCCTCAAAGCCCTGCCACACGAGCTCTCAGGCGGCCAGAGGCAGCGTGTAATGATCGCCATGGCCCTGGCCAATGAGCCGGAGCTGCTGATTGCCGATGAACCCACCACGGCTCTGGACGTCACGGTACAGCTCAAGATTCTCGATTTGCTCAAGGACCTGCAGGCCCGGTTGGGCATGTCGTTGTTACTGATCAGTCACGATTTGAACCTTGTGCGAAGAATTGCACATCGAGTATGTGTCATGCAGCGCGGTTTAATCGTCGAACAAGCATCGTGCGAGCAGCTGTTCCGTTCGCCGCAGCATCCCTACACCCGGGAACTGCTCAGTGCAGAGCCCAGCGGAGGCCCGGCCAACACGGTTGCCGGCCCGCCATTGCTGCAAGTCGAGGACCTGAAAGTCTGGTTCCCGATCAAGAAAGGCCTGCTACGCAAGACCGTCGATTACGTGAAAGCGGTCGACGGCATCAATTTCAGCCTGCCCCAGGGGCAGACCCTGGGGATTGTGGGCGAAAGCGGATCGGGCAAGTCGACCCTGGGGCTGGCGATTTTACGTTTGATTGCCAGCCAGGGTTCGATCAGTTTTGAAGGCAAACGGCTAGACTGTTTGTCGCAGAAAGAAGTACGGCCGCTGCGCCGGGAAATGCAGGTGGTGTTCCAGGACCCCTTTGGCAGTCTCAGCCCGCGCATGAGCGTCAGCGAGATTGTCGGTGAAGGCTTGCGCATCCACCGCATGGGTACCGATGCGGAGCAGGAAATTGCAATTATTGAAGCCTTGCGAGAAGTAGGTCTGGATCCGGAAACCCGGCACCGTTACCCTCACGAGTTTTCAGGCGGACAACGGCAACGAATCGCCATTGCCCGCGCCCTGGTGTTGAAGCCGGAGCTGATTTTGCTGGACGAGCCAACCTCGGCGTTGGATCGCACAGTACAGCGCCAGGTGGTTGAGCTGCTGCGCTCACTGCAAACCAGGCACAACTTGACGTATTTGTTTATCAGCCATGACCTGGCTGTGGTCAAAGCGCTGAGCCACCAGTTGATGGTGGTCAAGCATGGCCAAGTGGTCGAACAGGGTGATGCGCAAAGTATCTTTGCCTCACCGCAACATCCATATACACAACAGCTGCTGGAAGCCGCCTTTTTGGCACCAGTGGCTGTCGATTAA
- the fabI gene encoding enoyl-ACP reductase FabI, whose product MGFLTGKRVLIVGVASKLSIASGIAAAMHREGAELAFTYQNEKLKGRVEEFAAGWGSNPELCFPCDVASDEEIAKVFEDLSKKWDGLDCIVHSVGFAPGDQLDGDFTDATTREGFRIAHDISAYSFVALAKAGRPMMKGRNGSLLTLSYLGAERTMPNYNVMGMAKASLEAGVRYLAGSLGPEGTRVNCVSAGPIRTLAASGIKNFRKMLAANEAQTPLRRNVTIDEVGNAGAFLCSDLASGISGEIMYVDGGFNTTAMGSLEE is encoded by the coding sequence ATGGGTTTTCTCACCGGTAAGCGCGTACTGATCGTTGGCGTCGCTAGCAAATTGTCCATCGCCTCTGGCATTGCTGCCGCCATGCACCGTGAAGGCGCCGAGCTGGCTTTCACTTATCAGAACGAAAAGCTGAAAGGTCGTGTTGAAGAATTCGCCGCAGGCTGGGGCTCGAACCCTGAGCTGTGCTTCCCTTGCGACGTGGCCAGCGATGAAGAAATCGCCAAGGTTTTCGAAGACCTGAGCAAGAAGTGGGACGGTCTGGACTGCATCGTTCACTCCGTAGGTTTCGCCCCGGGCGACCAACTGGATGGCGACTTCACCGACGCTACCACCCGTGAAGGCTTCCGCATCGCTCACGACATCAGCGCCTACAGCTTCGTGGCTCTGGCCAAGGCTGGCCGCCCGATGATGAAAGGCCGCAATGGCAGCCTGCTGACCCTGTCCTACCTGGGCGCCGAGCGCACCATGCCTAACTACAACGTGATGGGCATGGCCAAGGCCAGCCTGGAAGCCGGTGTACGTTACCTGGCAGGCAGCCTGGGCCCTGAGGGCACTCGCGTTAACTGCGTATCGGCAGGCCCGATCCGTACCCTGGCAGCGTCGGGCATCAAGAACTTCCGCAAAATGCTGGCGGCCAACGAAGCGCAGACCCCACTGCGTCGCAACGTGACCATCGACGAAGTCGGCAATGCCGGCGCCTTCCTGTGCTCGGACCTGGCATCGGGTATCAGCGGCGAAATCATGTACGTAGACGGCGGCTTCAACACCACCGCTATGGGCAGCCTCGAAGAGTAA
- a CDS encoding SurA N-terminal domain-containing protein yields the protein MLQNIRDNSQGWIAKTIIGVIVALMALTGFDAIFQATSTSQDAAKVNGEEITQVELSQAVDMQRRQLLQQLGKDFDSSLLDEKMLREAALKGLIDRKLLLQGAKDAKFSFSEAALDQVILLTPEFQEDGKFSPERFDQVIRQLGYGRLQFRNMLGEEMLIGQLRAGLAGSGFVTDEQVNAFARLEKQTRDFASLNIKADPAAVKLSDAEIKAYYDEHAKEFMTPDQVVIDYIELKKSSFFDQVAVKDDELQALYQKEIANLAEQRRAAHILIEVNDKVSDEQAKARIAEIQQRLAKGESFEALAKEFSQDPGSAANGGDLGFAGPGVYDPVFETAVYGLKQDQVSEPVRTSFGYHLIKLLGVEAPEVPSFASLKDKLTHDLKTQQVERLFVDATKQLEDSAFEASDLAQPAQELKLTVHTSAPFGREGGDGVTANRAVIQAAFSTEVMDEGANSTALELDPETVVVLRVKEHRKPEQLPLEAVASSIRAQLVKEHASAAAKTRAEEIIKELRDGKLPLNQPIDGQSWKVQEAVARGQEGIDPAVLQAVFRMPKPAAKDKPTFGSVTLADGAVVVLRLNGVNDAVAPTEEEKASYRRFLASRVGQQDFAAYRKQLENEAKVERY from the coding sequence GTCGACATGCAACGTCGTCAGCTGCTGCAGCAACTGGGCAAGGATTTCGACTCGTCATTGCTGGATGAAAAAATGCTGCGTGAAGCGGCCCTCAAAGGGCTGATTGATCGCAAGCTGTTGCTGCAAGGCGCCAAAGACGCGAAATTTTCGTTCTCTGAAGCTGCTTTGGACCAGGTCATTCTGTTGACCCCTGAATTTCAGGAAGACGGCAAGTTCAGCCCTGAGCGTTTCGACCAGGTGATCCGTCAACTGGGTTACGGTCGCTTGCAGTTCCGTAACATGCTGGGCGAGGAAATGCTGATTGGTCAGCTGCGTGCCGGTCTGGCGGGCAGTGGTTTCGTGACCGATGAGCAGGTGAATGCGTTTGCCCGTCTGGAAAAACAAACCCGTGATTTCGCTTCGCTGAACATCAAGGCCGACCCGGCTGCGGTGAAACTGAGCGACGCCGAGATCAAGGCTTACTACGACGAGCACGCCAAAGAATTCATGACCCCTGATCAGGTGGTGATCGACTATATCGAGTTGAAGAAATCTTCTTTCTTTGATCAGGTAGCCGTGAAGGATGATGAGCTGCAAGCCTTGTATCAGAAGGAAATCGCCAACCTGGCCGAACAACGCCGGGCTGCGCATATCCTGATCGAAGTGAATGACAAGGTTAGCGACGAGCAGGCCAAGGCCAGGATCGCCGAGATTCAGCAGCGTCTGGCCAAAGGCGAAAGCTTCGAAGCTCTGGCCAAGGAGTTTTCCCAGGATCCGGGCTCGGCTGCCAATGGCGGTGACCTGGGCTTCGCAGGCCCGGGTGTTTACGACCCTGTGTTCGAAACGGCGGTTTATGGGTTGAAGCAGGACCAGGTGTCGGAGCCGGTGCGCACCAGCTTCGGTTATCACCTGATCAAGCTGCTGGGCGTTGAAGCACCTGAAGTGCCGAGCTTTGCCAGCCTGAAAGACAAGCTGACCCATGACCTGAAAACCCAGCAGGTTGAACGCCTGTTTGTCGATGCGACCAAGCAATTGGAAGACTCGGCGTTTGAAGCGTCCGATCTGGCTCAGCCGGCTCAAGAGCTCAAGCTGACCGTGCACACCTCTGCGCCATTTGGTCGTGAAGGCGGCGACGGTGTTACCGCCAATCGCGCGGTGATTCAAGCTGCATTCAGCACCGAAGTGATGGATGAAGGTGCTAACAGTACGGCGCTGGAGCTGGACCCTGAGACCGTAGTGGTATTGCGCGTCAAGGAGCACCGCAAGCCTGAGCAGTTGCCGCTGGAGGCTGTGGCCTCGAGCATTCGTGCGCAACTGGTCAAGGAGCACGCCAGTGCCGCGGCCAAAACCCGTGCTGAAGAGATCATCAAGGAACTGCGCGATGGCAAACTGCCGTTGAACCAGCCGATTGATGGTCAGTCGTGGAAGGTCCAGGAAGCGGTTGCCCGTGGCCAGGAAGGTATTGATCCTGCCGTGCTGCAAGCCGTGTTCCGTATGCCTAAACCGGCAGCCAAGGACAAGCCGACTTTCGGCAGCGTCACCCTGGCTGATGGCGCTGTGGTTGTGCTGCGTTTGAATGGTGTCAACGATGCAGTAGCGCCGACTGAAGAAGAGAAAGCGTCGTATCGCCGCTTCCTCGCTTCGCGTGTGGGTCAGCAAGATTTTGCTGCCTACCGCAAGCAGCTGGAAAACGAAGCCAAGGTTGAGCGCTACTAA